A window from bacterium encodes these proteins:
- a CDS encoding redoxin domain-containing protein produces the protein MKRIFSLSKSKAQLVTGVVLSCLLMATMAFADGPAVGEPAPDFSSLATSGRQFSLSENSGRPVLLSFWSPWCSFERQELSFLKAVNERYPDVLIAIVDAESGTPSIRSLTMISRSLEEWGIDARVIVDKGLEVTELYNITTLPTSMVIDPTGRIVHWQANYFKGADAEVNASLDRAYSVSMVKYTVN, from the coding sequence ATGAAACGAATATTTTCACTCAGCAAAAGTAAAGCGCAACTCGTTACGGGAGTTGTGCTCAGTTGCCTGCTGATGGCGACAATGGCCTTCGCGGACGGTCCCGCCGTCGGTGAACCGGCACCCGATTTCTCCTCCCTTGCCACCTCCGGCAGGCAGTTCAGCCTCTCGGAAAACAGCGGGCGACCTGTACTGTTGTCGTTCTGGTCCCCCTGGTGTTCTTTCGAACGGCAGGAGTTGTCTTTCCTTAAAGCTGTCAATGAACGCTACCCCGATGTGCTCATTGCCATCGTGGATGCCGAATCCGGGACACCGAGCATAAGATCACTGACCATGATATCCCGTTCCCTCGAGGAGTGGGGCATCGACGCCAGGGTCATCGTTGACAAGGGCCTGGAGGTCACGGAACTTTACAATATTACCACTCTGCCCACCAGCATGGTCATCGATCCCACGGGCCGTATCGTTCACTGGCAGGCCAACTACTTCAAGGGAGCCGACGCCGAGGTCAACGCCAGCCTGGACCGTGCGTATTCGGTATCGATGGTAAAGTATACTGTCAACTGA